A genomic stretch from Gammaproteobacteria bacterium includes:
- a CDS encoding diguanylate cyclase encodes MIVKSTTDKISVVLLVDDQPMVVEAIRRMLVNEKDIIFHSCSDSSKAIQTAISVRPTIILQDLIMPGDDGYALIRKYRQIEQLENVPVIILSTKEDPHDKSLAFERGASDYLVKLPDKIELIARIRAHTKNYLIQCERDAAFEELGHLQKQLEISNAELQKLTCQDGLTGIANRRRFDTFIRKECLRSFREKNPISLLLIDIDYFKNYNDNYGHLRGDDCICRVAKCLQQAVHRPADLVARYGGEEFSVVLPNTDIDGATKIATQLQKVVNEMRIPHEFSPVSDCVTISMGIACRVASELASPDDLIEMADRALYQAKNSGRNRHIISDLCLEPA; translated from the coding sequence ATGATAGTGAAGTCAACGACAGATAAAATTTCTGTAGTCCTGTTAGTAGATGACCAGCCCATGGTAGTCGAAGCGATTCGGCGCATGCTGGTAAATGAAAAAGACATCATCTTTCATTCCTGTAGCGATTCCTCAAAAGCCATTCAAACGGCCATCTCGGTCAGACCGACCATCATTCTACAAGATTTGATCATGCCGGGTGACGATGGTTATGCCTTGATTCGAAAATACCGTCAGATCGAACAATTGGAAAACGTGCCCGTCATTATTCTCTCCACCAAGGAAGATCCGCACGATAAAAGTTTGGCCTTCGAGCGGGGTGCCAGTGACTATTTGGTAAAACTACCGGATAAAATCGAGCTGATTGCCCGGATAAGAGCTCATACTAAGAATTACCTGATTCAATGCGAAAGAGATGCGGCTTTTGAAGAGCTGGGACATTTGCAAAAACAACTGGAAATCAGTAATGCGGAATTGCAAAAGTTAACCTGCCAGGATGGTTTAACCGGCATTGCGAACCGCCGACGATTTGATACCTTTATCCGCAAAGAGTGTTTACGCTCTTTTCGGGAAAAAAATCCCATTTCATTGTTGCTGATTGATATCGACTATTTCAAAAACTATAACGACAACTATGGCCATTTACGGGGTGATGATTGCATTTGCCGTGTTGCCAAATGTTTGCAACAGGCGGTACATCGGCCTGCTGATTTGGTGGCGCGTTATGGGGGGGAAGAGTTTTCTGTAGTATTACCCAACACAGACATAGATGGGGCAACAAAAATTGCAACTCAGCTACAGAAAGTGGTAAATGAAATGCGTATTCCTCACGAATTTTCACCGGTGTCGGACTGTGTCACGATCAGCATGGGGATTGCCTGCCGGGTTGCCAGTGAGCTGGCGTCTCCGGATGATTTAATTGAGATGGCGGATCGGGCTTTATACCAAGCAAAAAATAGCGGCAGAAATCGTCACATTATTTCAGATTTGTGTTTAGAGCCGGCTTGA
- a CDS encoding response regulator has translation MNKDLSEYSMQELFCLELENQTGVLSQGLIGLEDTPYSKSNMEKLMRASHSIKGAARIIGLDELVNIAHKMEDCFVVAMKDRTQLSSESIDVLLQAVDLMNLVSDSQDELVSKLQSLEPQLAELDCQLDSVYRSIKSGDSVALTKVGTKKSSKAKAKTNPKVNPKKSNTQKTKTQKNKTQTTAVKVATTVAAKLGSRSETPSRAPEKLLRINADRLTKLMGLSSELLIETQRIRPVSNAMQQLRKRYGEVSTVMDKLRDGLQVDRVSERNMALLLEAQMKLIECRNTLSERIEDLEEFDRKSGYLSSRVYNELVSTRMRPFSDSVQGLERTARDLARSLGKKVKLTIQGLDTPVDREILEKIKSPLTHLVRNAIDHGIEHPQDRQQKNKNSEGKVNIKAGHIGAVLHVSVEDDGQGVDLSLLKQNILSKGLSSGEILEEMSEAELYEFMYLPNFSTRGEVTEISGRGVGLDVVRAIIHDLKGTLATTSVTDKGMKVSIQIPLTKSVISAVVAEIAGELYAFPLSRVTRLMTVAATELKTQEGRQCVMLNDQVIDVVPASAVLELDSTFYGSDDLHIVVIGQGHNLYGVLVERLLGQKELSVQNLDPCLGKIQDVTAAALSEQGRPILIIDMDDFFRSTEVTIHRASGAPFSVEKYSSYLPARKRILFVDDSLTVRELVKNLLIAVGYEVELAVDGVDGWNTLRRSRFDLVITDVDMPRMDGIELVQSLKADTRLQKIPVMIISYKDRSEDRVRGLQAGADYYIAKGSFQDKLLIEAVKDLIGAPVGL, from the coding sequence ATGAATAAGGACTTGTCCGAATACTCCATGCAGGAGTTGTTTTGCCTGGAATTGGAAAACCAAACCGGAGTTCTGTCCCAGGGGCTGATCGGTTTGGAGGATACGCCATATTCAAAATCCAATATGGAAAAATTGATGCGTGCCTCTCATTCCATTAAAGGGGCAGCCAGGATTATCGGTCTGGATGAGCTGGTTAATATTGCTCATAAAATGGAGGATTGTTTTGTTGTCGCTATGAAGGATCGGACGCAGCTAAGCAGCGAAAGTATTGATGTGTTACTGCAAGCGGTGGATTTGATGAATCTTGTTTCCGATTCTCAAGATGAGTTAGTGTCTAAGCTGCAATCACTTGAACCGCAACTGGCAGAACTGGACTGTCAACTGGATTCTGTATACCGAAGCATTAAGTCCGGCGATAGTGTGGCGTTAACCAAAGTCGGGACCAAAAAAAGCTCGAAAGCAAAAGCTAAAACCAATCCCAAAGTGAATCCCAAGAAGTCCAACACCCAAAAGACAAAAACACAAAAGAATAAAACTCAAACGACCGCAGTCAAAGTAGCGACGACGGTAGCTGCAAAATTGGGTTCGCGTTCTGAAACACCCTCGCGGGCGCCGGAAAAGTTACTAAGAATAAACGCAGACCGGTTGACCAAGCTCATGGGGTTGTCCAGTGAATTGCTCATAGAGACTCAAAGAATCAGGCCTGTGTCCAATGCCATGCAGCAATTACGAAAGCGCTACGGTGAAGTTTCGACCGTTATGGATAAACTACGTGATGGTTTACAGGTTGATCGGGTATCTGAACGTAATATGGCTTTGCTGTTGGAAGCTCAAATGAAGCTTATTGAGTGTCGTAATACACTTAGTGAACGGATTGAGGATCTGGAAGAGTTTGATCGAAAGAGTGGCTACTTGTCCAGCCGTGTCTACAATGAATTGGTGTCCACTCGCATGCGCCCTTTTTCCGATAGTGTTCAGGGACTAGAGCGAACAGCAAGAGATTTAGCGCGGTCCTTGGGGAAAAAAGTTAAATTGACGATCCAGGGTTTGGATACACCAGTGGACAGAGAAATCTTGGAGAAAATAAAGTCCCCATTGACACATTTAGTACGAAACGCGATTGACCACGGTATAGAGCATCCTCAAGACAGGCAGCAAAAAAACAAAAATTCCGAAGGCAAGGTGAATATCAAGGCAGGACACATAGGTGCCGTACTGCACGTTTCTGTGGAAGACGATGGGCAGGGGGTGGACTTATCGTTGTTGAAGCAAAATATTTTAAGTAAGGGATTGTCCTCTGGTGAAATTTTAGAGGAAATGAGCGAAGCCGAACTGTATGAATTTATGTATTTGCCCAATTTCAGTACCAGAGGCGAGGTAACAGAGATATCGGGCAGGGGGGTGGGCTTGGATGTTGTTCGAGCCATTATTCATGATCTGAAGGGAACTTTGGCGACTACCAGCGTTACCGACAAAGGGATGAAGGTTTCCATTCAAATACCTCTGACCAAATCGGTGATATCGGCAGTGGTGGCTGAAATAGCGGGAGAGTTATATGCTTTTCCTTTATCCCGCGTTACTCGTTTGATGACGGTAGCTGCCACCGAGCTCAAAACGCAGGAGGGTCGCCAGTGCGTGATGCTGAATGATCAAGTCATTGATGTAGTGCCGGCGTCTGCGGTGTTGGAATTGGATTCAACTTTTTATGGCAGCGATGATTTACACATTGTGGTCATCGGTCAAGGTCACAACTTATACGGTGTTTTGGTGGAGCGCCTGTTAGGACAGAAAGAGTTGTCCGTGCAAAACTTAGATCCCTGTCTTGGCAAGATCCAGGACGTTACCGCTGCTGCTCTATCAGAACAAGGCAGACCCATATTGATCATCGATATGGATGATTTTTTTCGGTCCACCGAGGTGACGATTCATAGAGCCTCGGGTGCGCCGTTTTCCGTAGAAAAGTATTCGAGCTATCTTCCGGCACGCAAACGAATTTTGTTTGTGGATGATTCTTTAACGGTGCGTGAGTTGGTGAAGAATCTGCTGATAGCAGTGGGTTATGAGGTCGAATTAGCTGTGGACGGTGTGGATGGGTGGAATACCTTAAGGCGTTCCAGATTTGATTTGGTGATAACCGATGTGGATATGCCGCGTATGGATGGAATTGAACTGGTGCAATCGCTGAAAGCCGATACGCGTTTACAAAAAATACCGGTGATGATTATTTCCTACAAGGATCGCAGCGAGGATCGAGTACGGGGTTTGCAGGCCGGTGCTGACTACTACATTGCCAAAGGTAGCTTCCAAGATAAGTTGCTGATAGAGGCTGTAAAGGATCTCATCGGGGCACCGGTTGGACTGTAA
- a CDS encoding chemotaxis protein CheW, with product MSEDPSVTTNCWSTVGVWGTHHQPRCDKLAQVIHCRNCDVFKKAGRTLFEKAVMDGELAYWTDQIAQIKKEIDKTDLSILTFRLGDVWLALPTLIYSQISPVGYTHKIPHKTAESGLKLTNVSGVLYVSVCLSRFLGLNEFKSTQTDRNMLVSFYGSNYVFQTNEIGGVYRVDSANLKTVESATINTALLKGTMDVANRPCLLLDESALAANIRDHISGVYE from the coding sequence ATGTCGGAAGACCCGAGCGTTACTACCAACTGCTGGTCAACCGTTGGTGTATGGGGCACTCACCACCAACCGCGCTGTGACAAACTCGCACAGGTTATTCATTGTCGCAATTGCGATGTGTTTAAAAAAGCCGGTAGAACCCTGTTTGAAAAGGCAGTGATGGACGGGGAGCTGGCTTATTGGACGGATCAGATTGCCCAAATCAAAAAAGAAATCGATAAAACGGATTTATCGATTCTGACGTTCAGGCTGGGTGATGTTTGGTTAGCCTTGCCGACACTCATTTATTCTCAAATCAGCCCGGTAGGCTACACTCATAAAATACCGCATAAAACAGCTGAGTCCGGTTTAAAGCTGACCAACGTCAGCGGGGTACTCTATGTTTCGGTGTGTTTAAGTCGCTTTCTTGGATTGAATGAATTTAAGTCAACCCAGACAGACAGGAATATGCTGGTATCTTTCTATGGTTCAAACTATGTATTTCAAACCAATGAAATTGGCGGTGTGTATAGGGTGGATTCGGCCAACCTAAAGACGGTGGAGAGCGCCACTATAAATACCGCCTTATTAAAGGGAACCATGGATGTTGCCAACCGACCCTGTTTATTATTGGACGAGTCCGCGCTTGCTGCCAATATCCGTGATCACATAAGTGGTGTTTATGAATAA